One window of the Herbiconiux sp. L3-i23 genome contains the following:
- a CDS encoding FAD-binding dehydrogenase: MTGIADALEFDAIVVGAGLAGLAAAAELIAAGRRVAIVDQEPEGALGGQAWWSFGGLFLVDSPEQRRMGVKDSLELARQDWFASAGFDRPEDHWPREWAEAYLDFAAGEKRAWLHEMGVRWFPIVGWAERGGQTATAHGNSVPRFHITWGTGPGIVAPFEARVRAAAEAGLATIRSRHRVDELLVESGAVIGVRGAVLAPSSVERGVSSSRDTVGEFEFRAPAVVLTTGGIGGDHDLVRNSWPERLGAAPSELLSGVPASVDGRGLEIAQDAGARVINGDRMWHYVEGIANHSSVWPMHGIRILPGPSSLWLDPTGRRLPAPLFPGFDTLATLDHLTRNGHSHSWFVLTRKIVEKEFALSGSEQNPDLTGKDLRLLAKRVAPGAPAPVQAFVERGEDFVVADTLDDLIDGMQRLTPEHPIDRAQVEREVLARDREMDNEFTKDAQIHAIRNARKYRGDRLIRVATPHKLLDTKAGPLIAVKLHILTRKSLGGIETDLSSRALGTDGQPIPGLFAAGEVAGFGGGGVHGYRSLEGTFLGGCLFSGRIAGRAAADR; encoded by the coding sequence GTGACGGGTATCGCGGATGCGCTGGAATTCGACGCCATCGTGGTGGGAGCGGGGCTGGCGGGACTCGCCGCCGCCGCCGAGCTGATCGCCGCGGGGCGCCGCGTCGCGATCGTCGACCAGGAGCCGGAGGGCGCGCTCGGCGGACAGGCGTGGTGGTCGTTCGGTGGACTCTTCCTCGTCGACTCCCCCGAGCAGCGCCGCATGGGCGTGAAGGACAGCCTCGAACTCGCCCGGCAGGACTGGTTCGCCTCGGCGGGCTTCGACCGCCCCGAGGATCACTGGCCCCGCGAGTGGGCAGAGGCCTACCTCGACTTCGCCGCCGGCGAGAAGCGGGCGTGGCTGCACGAGATGGGGGTGCGCTGGTTCCCGATCGTCGGGTGGGCGGAGCGCGGCGGCCAGACGGCGACCGCCCACGGCAACTCGGTGCCGCGCTTCCACATCACCTGGGGCACCGGGCCCGGCATCGTGGCGCCCTTCGAAGCGCGGGTCCGCGCCGCCGCGGAGGCGGGCCTCGCGACCATCCGGTCCCGCCACCGCGTCGACGAGCTCCTCGTCGAGAGCGGGGCGGTCATCGGCGTGCGCGGCGCCGTCCTCGCGCCGAGCAGCGTGGAGCGGGGCGTCTCGAGCAGTCGCGACACGGTCGGCGAGTTCGAATTCCGCGCCCCCGCCGTCGTGCTCACCACCGGCGGAATCGGCGGCGACCACGACCTGGTTCGCAACTCCTGGCCCGAGCGGCTGGGCGCCGCTCCGTCGGAGCTGCTGTCGGGTGTGCCGGCGTCGGTCGATGGACGCGGGCTCGAGATCGCGCAGGACGCGGGCGCGCGCGTCATCAACGGCGACCGCATGTGGCATTACGTCGAGGGCATCGCCAACCACTCGTCGGTGTGGCCGATGCACGGCATCAGGATCCTGCCGGGGCCGTCGTCGCTGTGGCTCGACCCGACCGGGCGCCGCCTGCCCGCTCCCCTCTTCCCCGGTTTCGACACGCTCGCAACGCTCGATCATCTGACCCGCAACGGGCACTCGCACAGCTGGTTCGTCCTGACGCGGAAGATCGTCGAGAAGGAGTTCGCCCTGTCGGGCAGCGAGCAGAACCCGGATCTCACCGGCAAGGACCTGCGTCTCCTCGCGAAGCGGGTCGCCCCCGGCGCCCCGGCGCCGGTGCAGGCCTTCGTCGAACGCGGCGAGGACTTCGTCGTCGCCGACACCCTCGACGACCTGATCGACGGGATGCAGCGGCTCACCCCCGAGCATCCGATCGACCGCGCCCAGGTCGAGCGAGAGGTTCTCGCCCGTGACCGCGAGATGGACAACGAGTTCACGAAGGATGCGCAGATCCACGCGATCCGCAACGCCCGGAAGTACCGCGGCGACCGCCTGATCCGCGTCGCGACCCCGCACAAGCTGCTCGACACGAAGGCGGGTCCGCTCATCGCGGTGAAGCTGCACATCCTCACCCGCAAGAGCCTCGGCGGCATCGAGACCGACCTGTCGTCGCGGGCGCTTGGTACCGACGGGCAGCCGATCCCCGGCCTGTTCGCGGCGGGCGAGGTCGCGGGCTTCGGGGGCGGAGGGGTCCACGGCTACCGGTCGCTCGAGGGCACCTTCCTGGGCGGCTGCCTGTTCTCGGGACGGATCGCCGGCCGGGCCGCCGCGGACCGGTGA
- a CDS encoding aminoglycoside phosphotransferase family protein, whose product MTDAAVPPIDVALVRRLIAAQFPQWSALPVAAVVPGGWDNRTFRLGADLSVRLPSAARYAAAVEKEARWLPVLAPLLPLPIPSVVAVGAPGEGYPFAWSVRDWLPGRIPVSEAIRSSIGFRDALAGFLSALHSIPSAGGPVAGAHSFHRGADLRVYERETLAAAHRLGEEDRERALAIWSRATLNPYTGPRRWFHGDIATGNLLVADSGDLAAVIDFGTSGVGDPACDLVIAWNEFDASSRMAFLDRVADDAAMVDRARGWALWKALITLDSPEPEKSEWARRALATVLADA is encoded by the coding sequence GTGACGGACGCCGCCGTTCCGCCCATCGACGTCGCCCTCGTGCGACGGCTGATCGCGGCCCAGTTCCCGCAGTGGTCGGCACTGCCGGTCGCCGCAGTCGTGCCGGGCGGCTGGGACAACCGGACGTTCCGGCTCGGCGCCGATCTCTCCGTGCGGCTGCCGAGCGCGGCCCGATACGCGGCCGCCGTCGAGAAGGAGGCGCGGTGGCTGCCCGTGCTGGCGCCCCTACTGCCGCTCCCAATCCCGTCGGTCGTCGCGGTCGGAGCACCGGGTGAGGGATATCCGTTCGCCTGGTCGGTCCGCGATTGGCTGCCCGGACGCATTCCGGTGAGCGAAGCGATCCGCTCGTCGATCGGATTCCGCGACGCGCTCGCCGGTTTCCTGTCGGCGCTGCACTCCATCCCGAGCGCGGGGGGACCTGTGGCCGGCGCTCACTCCTTCCACCGCGGTGCGGACCTGCGCGTGTACGAGCGCGAGACGCTCGCCGCCGCGCACCGTCTCGGAGAGGAGGATCGCGAGCGCGCACTCGCGATCTGGTCCCGCGCGACGCTAAACCCCTATACGGGCCCGCGCCGCTGGTTCCACGGCGACATCGCGACGGGCAACCTGCTCGTCGCCGACTCGGGCGATCTGGCCGCCGTCATCGACTTCGGCACGAGCGGGGTCGGGGACCCGGCGTGCGACCTCGTCATCGCGTGGAACGAGTTCGACGCGTCGTCCCGCATGGCGTTCCTCGACCGCGTCGCCGACGACGCCGCGATGGTCGACCGCGCGCGCGGATGGGCACTGTGGAAGGCGCTGATCACGCTCGACTCCCCCGAGCCGGAGAAGTCGGAGTGGGCGCGCCGGGCGCTCGCCACCGTGCTCGCCGACGCCTGA
- a CDS encoding acyl-CoA thioesterase II yields MLSSLDLVDTGARTNEDIFTGPSEWTPQRRVFGGQVLAQSITAAIRTVDADRVVHSMHGYFLRPGDIEQPITFAVDRIHDGRSFSTRRTQAYQDGQPILSMIASFQIEDDGLDHQIDMPDVPAPEDLPTAAEVLGGLDHPVARFWATRRPFDMRHAPSPVYLKVDGDHVAHQAVWFKALDALPDDPNLHRAALAYASDYTILESILRRHGVAWVTAGLKMASLDHAMWWHRFARVDDWLLYVQESPSASGGRGLSLGRIYRRDGVLVASVAQEGMVRLPRD; encoded by the coding sequence ATGCTCTCCTCACTCGATCTCGTCGACACCGGCGCGCGCACCAATGAGGACATCTTCACCGGCCCCTCCGAGTGGACTCCGCAGCGGCGGGTGTTCGGCGGTCAGGTGCTCGCGCAGTCGATCACGGCGGCGATCCGCACCGTCGACGCCGACCGCGTCGTCCACTCCATGCACGGCTACTTCCTGCGTCCCGGCGACATCGAGCAGCCCATCACCTTCGCGGTCGACCGCATCCACGACGGGCGCTCGTTCTCAACCCGCCGCACGCAGGCGTACCAGGACGGCCAGCCGATCCTGTCGATGATCGCCTCGTTCCAGATCGAGGACGACGGGCTCGACCACCAGATCGACATGCCCGACGTGCCGGCACCCGAGGATCTGCCGACCGCGGCCGAGGTGCTCGGCGGACTCGACCATCCCGTCGCCCGGTTCTGGGCGACGCGGCGGCCGTTCGACATGCGCCACGCCCCGTCGCCCGTGTACCTCAAGGTGGACGGCGATCACGTCGCTCATCAGGCGGTGTGGTTCAAGGCGCTCGACGCCCTGCCCGACGATCCGAACCTGCACCGTGCCGCGCTGGCGTACGCGAGCGACTACACGATCCTCGAGTCCATCCTGCGGCGGCACGGGGTCGCCTGGGTGACGGCGGGACTCAAGATGGCGAGCCTCGATCACGCGATGTGGTGGCACCGGTTCGCCCGCGTCGATGACTGGCTGCTGTACGTGCAGGAGTCGCCGAGCGCGAGCGGCGGCCGAGGCCTGTCGCTCGGCCGCATCTACCGCCGCGACGGAGTGCTGGTCGCGAGCGTCGCCCAGGAGGGCATGGTCCGCCTCCCCCGCGACTGA
- a CDS encoding 50S ribosomal protein L36: MKVRNSISSLKKIPGSQVVRRRGRVFVINKRNPRITARQG, encoded by the coding sequence ATGAAGGTTCGCAACTCGATCAGCTCGTTGAAGAAGATCCCCGGATCGCAGGTGGTACGCCGCCGCGGCCGCGTGTTCGTCATCAACAAGCGGAACCCGCGCATCACCGCCCGCCAGGGCTGA
- a CDS encoding thioesterase family protein, whose protein sequence is MRLTVPIKLRWSDFDAYQHVNNAELLRILEEARIEAFWTRDDGSSAGTAILDGRPGADSMTLIARQEVEYLAPIPYSRAPLAIELWIGHLGGASLKLCYEIFSPDGVEPRVLFAKAATTLVMVDSTTGKPRRIDDAQRAAWEPYIEAPIEFSRR, encoded by the coding sequence ATGCGACTCACGGTTCCGATCAAGCTGCGCTGGTCCGACTTCGACGCCTACCAGCACGTCAACAACGCCGAGCTGCTACGCATCCTCGAAGAGGCCCGCATCGAGGCGTTCTGGACGCGGGATGACGGATCATCCGCCGGCACCGCCATCCTCGATGGTCGGCCGGGCGCCGACAGCATGACGCTGATCGCGCGACAGGAGGTCGAGTACCTCGCGCCCATCCCGTACTCCCGTGCTCCGCTCGCGATCGAACTGTGGATCGGACACCTCGGCGGCGCGAGCCTCAAGCTCTGCTACGAGATCTTCTCGCCCGATGGCGTCGAGCCGCGGGTGCTGTTCGCGAAGGCGGCGACCACTCTCGTGATGGTCGACTCGACCACCGGCAAGCCGCGTCGCATCGACGACGCGCAGCGCGCCGCCTGGGAGCCGTACATCGAGGCGCCCATCGAGTTCAGCCGCCGCTGA
- the ettA gene encoding energy-dependent translational throttle protein EttA, with amino-acid sequence MAEYIYSMVRARKAVGDKLILDDVTMSFLPGAKIGVVGPNGAGKSTILRIMAGLDTPSNGEARLSPGYTVGILMQEPQLDESKTVLENVQEGVGEIKGKIDRFNEISALMAEPDADFDALLAEMGTLQEAIDAADAWDLDSQLEQAMDALRTPPGDSPVTNLSGGEKRRVALTKLLLQKPDLLLLDEPTNHLDAESVLWLEQFLSKYPGAVLAVTHDRYFLDNVAEWIAEVDRGHLYPYEGNYSTYLEKKRARLEVQGKKDAKLAKRLSTELDWVRSNAKGRQAKSKARLSRYEEMAAEAEKTRVLDFEEITIPVGPRLGSQVIDAKKLHKAFGERVLIDDLSFTLPRNGIVGVIGPNGVGKTTLFKTIVGLEPLDSGDLKIGETVDISYVDQSRGGIDPNKNLWEVVSDGLDYIQVGKQEIPSRAYVSQFGFKGPDQQKKAGVLSGGERNRLNLALTLKQGGNLLLLDEPTNDLDVETLGSLENALLEYPGCAVVITHDRWFLDRIATHILAYEGTPEDPANWYWFEGNFAAYEENKIERLGPEAAKPSRVTYRKLTRD; translated from the coding sequence ATGGCCGAATACATTTACTCGATGGTGCGCGCCCGCAAGGCGGTCGGCGACAAGCTCATCCTCGACGACGTCACCATGTCGTTCCTCCCCGGCGCGAAGATCGGAGTCGTCGGCCCGAACGGTGCCGGTAAGTCGACCATCCTGCGCATCATGGCGGGGCTCGACACCCCGAGCAACGGCGAGGCGCGGCTGAGCCCCGGCTACACCGTCGGCATCCTCATGCAGGAGCCCCAGCTCGACGAGTCGAAGACCGTGCTCGAGAACGTCCAGGAGGGCGTCGGCGAGATCAAGGGCAAGATCGACCGGTTCAACGAGATCTCCGCGCTGATGGCCGAGCCCGACGCCGACTTCGACGCCCTGCTCGCCGAGATGGGCACCCTCCAGGAGGCCATCGACGCCGCCGACGCGTGGGACCTCGACTCGCAGCTCGAGCAGGCGATGGACGCGCTGCGCACCCCGCCGGGCGACTCGCCCGTCACGAACCTCTCCGGCGGTGAGAAGCGCCGGGTCGCGCTCACGAAGCTGCTGCTGCAGAAGCCCGACCTGCTGCTCCTCGACGAGCCCACCAACCACCTCGACGCCGAGAGCGTGCTCTGGCTCGAGCAGTTCCTGTCGAAGTACCCGGGCGCCGTGCTCGCCGTCACCCACGACCGGTACTTCCTCGACAACGTGGCCGAGTGGATCGCCGAGGTCGACCGCGGTCACCTCTACCCCTACGAGGGCAACTACTCCACCTACCTCGAGAAGAAGCGTGCGCGCCTCGAGGTGCAGGGCAAGAAGGACGCGAAGCTCGCGAAGCGCCTCAGCACCGAGCTCGACTGGGTGCGCAGCAACGCGAAGGGCCGCCAGGCGAAGTCGAAGGCGCGTCTGTCGCGCTACGAGGAGATGGCGGCCGAGGCCGAGAAGACGAGGGTGCTCGACTTCGAGGAGATCACGATCCCCGTCGGTCCCCGACTCGGGTCGCAGGTCATCGACGCGAAGAAGCTGCACAAGGCGTTCGGCGAGCGCGTCCTCATCGACGACCTCAGCTTCACTCTGCCGCGCAACGGCATCGTCGGCGTCATCGGCCCGAACGGTGTCGGAAAGACGACCCTGTTCAAGACCATCGTCGGTCTCGAGCCGCTCGACTCGGGCGACCTGAAGATCGGCGAGACGGTCGACATCTCGTACGTCGACCAGAGCCGCGGCGGCATCGACCCGAACAAGAACCTGTGGGAGGTCGTCTCCGACGGGCTCGACTACATCCAGGTCGGCAAGCAGGAGATCCCCTCGCGGGCCTACGTGTCGCAGTTCGGCTTCAAGGGCCCCGACCAGCAGAAGAAGGCCGGCGTGCTCTCGGGTGGTGAGCGCAATCGCCTGAACCTCGCGCTGACCCTGAAGCAGGGCGGCAACCTGCTGCTCCTCGACGAGCCGACCAACGACCTCGACGTCGAAACCCTCGGCAGCCTCGAGAACGCTCTGCTCGAGTACCCGGGCTGCGCCGTGGTCATCACGCACGACCGGTGGTTCCTCGACCGGATCGCAACCCACATCCTCGCCTACGAGGGCACCCCGGAAGACCCGGCCAACTGGTACTGGTTCGAGGGCAACTTCGCCGCCTACGAGGAGAACAAGATCGAGCGCCTCGGCCCCGAGGCCGCGAAGCCGAGCCGCGTCACCTACCGCAAGCTCACCCGCGACTGA